The proteins below come from a single Chryseobacterium sp. MA9 genomic window:
- a CDS encoding helix-turn-helix domain-containing protein, producing MDEKISKVNRYPNYRRIYIDFIKLKYPEKEFKCKALLEKKVLSALDVIKLNSILFSDESENFNQKLRSYDETAILEILLYQKINALNNTEAASHFKLSRNTIAKWKRLFSNKI from the coding sequence ATGGATGAAAAAATTTCAAAAGTGAATAGATATCCCAATTATCGTAGGATTTACATAGATTTTATTAAATTAAAATATCCGGAGAAAGAGTTTAAATGTAAAGCATTGCTGGAAAAGAAAGTTTTATCTGCTTTAGATGTGATTAAGTTAAACTCTATACTGTTTAGTGACGAGTCTGAAAATTTTAACCAAAAACTTCGTTCTTATGATGAAACAGCTATTTTAGAGATTCTACTGTACCAGAAAATCAACGCTCTTAATAATACGGAAGCAGCATCTCACTTTAAATTAAGCAGGAATACAATTGCCAAATGGAAAAGATTATTCTCTAATAAGATTTAG
- a CDS encoding recombinase family protein, with translation MFINKNKLFLGDKNIIKVYIEDFSAKTFNRPEWQKYLATLRRIKKNTTASLLLFTKWDRFSRNAGDAYQMINLLRSFSVEPEAIEQPLDFDIPENKIMLAFYLATPEVENDRRSLNTFYGMRRAKKEGRYMGTAPLGYCNKITEDNKKYIGIHEVKGPLLKWAFEQIILNNYNTEQIWKMLRFKTGGKYRFSKNNFWVALRNPLYCGKIFIPAHKDEKAHFVWGQHEPLITESMFNEVQQILDGRKRKIKPKVVSIDNLPLRGFLKCHKCGKMLTGSASKGKMGVYYNYYHFSSSCGVRFKAEIANDVFLKQLKSLIPKKGMIDVFIEAFTEDFKAHTKTQNAERTNILNQIAELNNRKRKALIQKIDRDIEADEYIFQKNIPLKKLNN, from the coding sequence ATGTTTATTAATAAGAATAAATTATTCTTAGGTGATAAAAACATAATCAAAGTTTACATTGAGGACTTCTCTGCCAAGACCTTTAATAGACCTGAATGGCAAAAATACCTAGCAACTCTACGGAGAATAAAAAAGAATACAACAGCTTCGCTATTACTATTCACAAAATGGGATAGGTTTAGCCGTAATGCTGGTGATGCGTACCAAATGATCAATCTGCTGCGCTCATTTAGCGTAGAGCCAGAAGCCATTGAACAGCCCCTTGATTTCGACATTCCAGAAAACAAGATAATGCTTGCATTTTATCTTGCTACTCCTGAAGTAGAAAATGATCGTAGATCACTGAATACTTTCTATGGAATGAGACGTGCTAAAAAAGAAGGCCGGTATATGGGGACAGCACCTTTAGGCTACTGCAATAAAATAACAGAAGATAATAAGAAATATATCGGTATACATGAAGTCAAAGGACCTTTATTAAAATGGGCTTTCGAACAAATTATTCTAAACAATTACAATACTGAACAAATATGGAAAATGCTCCGCTTTAAAACCGGTGGCAAATACAGATTCAGTAAAAATAATTTTTGGGTAGCTTTAAGAAACCCGTTGTATTGCGGAAAAATATTTATCCCGGCCCATAAAGATGAAAAAGCACATTTTGTTTGGGGACAGCATGAACCACTCATAACCGAAAGTATGTTCAATGAAGTTCAGCAAATACTTGATGGAAGGAAGAGAAAAATCAAACCCAAGGTAGTTTCAATTGACAACTTGCCTTTACGAGGATTCCTGAAATGTCATAAATGTGGTAAAATGCTCACCGGAAGTGCATCAAAAGGAAAAATGGGAGTCTATTACAATTATTATCATTTTTCAAGCTCATGTGGTGTTCGATTTAAAGCAGAAATTGCTAATGATGTTTTTCTCAAACAACTTAAATCCTTAATACCTAAAAAAGGAATGATTGATGTTTTTATAGAAGCATTCACTGAAGATTTTAAGGCACACACGAAAACTCAAAACGCAGAAAGAACAAATATATTAAATCAAATTGCAGAATTAAACAATCGTAAAAGGAAAGCTCTTATCCAAAAGATTGATCGTGATATTGAAGCTGATGAGTATATTTTTCAGAAAAATATACCACTGAAAAAATTGAACAATTAG
- a CDS encoding helix-turn-helix domain-containing protein — translation MDEKSQQLMPDYRMIYYDILSDKYPERMDEFKNLLEKPTLSVLEILQINQKIFGKVDKSVERFNQRHRSYSSNDIFEILEYQKKNNMSNMKLANHFKLSRNTVAKWKKLFLL, via the coding sequence ATGGATGAAAAAAGCCAACAATTGATGCCTGATTATAGAATGATATATTACGATATCCTTTCTGATAAATATCCGGAGAGAATGGATGAATTTAAAAATTTACTTGAAAAACCAACATTGTCTGTCTTGGAGATATTACAGATAAATCAAAAAATTTTTGGAAAGGTAGATAAGTCAGTAGAAAGATTCAATCAAAGACACAGATCTTACAGTTCCAATGACATCTTTGAAATATTGGAATATCAGAAAAAGAATAACATGAGTAATATGAAGCTTGCCAATCATTTTAAATTAAGTAGAAATACAGTAGCTAAATGGAAAAAACTGTTCCTGTTATAG
- a CDS encoding tetratricopeptide repeat protein, producing MYCILSFTSLKSLKESQIEEEIKKIQNLPDNNPNKIIKLSTDVYRIAKNIRYKKGVLEINSFLINKYCEIGNFKKAIELCNEIEKLAGKNDTMLVNSHRYKASAYIELNSNNRSLQELKKALEVADKIELQNDKNYMKALVYKEFATYFSHVNASIDSVMYYQNKCLKTAMNIDDDKDFQERKYHTLAVAYMNLGVMNTALGNTEETISKLSRALEICQNEKYHIHKDLEVSILNEFAWMYYERRKYDKSVRYANQAEREEKKVGIPYVRRDIYEISFKAYSALKQEAPARKYTNLYIKLNDSLVNVEKNGVNNNRKESVIGKQTGDTETKQGNIS from the coding sequence TTGTATTGTATACTCTCATTTACAAGCTTAAAATCATTAAAAGAATCACAAATTGAAGAAGAAATTAAAAAGATTCAAAACCTTCCAGACAATAATCCCAATAAAATTATTAAACTCTCTACAGATGTATATCGTATTGCCAAGAATATAAGGTACAAAAAGGGCGTACTGGAAATTAACAGCTTTCTCATCAATAAATATTGTGAGATTGGAAATTTTAAAAAAGCCATTGAACTGTGTAACGAGATAGAAAAACTGGCTGGCAAAAATGATACAATGTTGGTTAATTCCCACAGATATAAGGCATCTGCATATATTGAACTGAATTCTAATAATAGAAGTCTTCAGGAGCTTAAAAAAGCTCTTGAGGTAGCAGATAAAATAGAGCTTCAAAATGATAAGAATTATATGAAAGCTCTTGTATATAAAGAGTTTGCAACTTATTTCTCTCATGTGAATGCATCCATTGATTCGGTAATGTATTATCAGAATAAGTGCTTGAAAACTGCTATGAATATTGATGATGACAAAGATTTTCAGGAGAGAAAGTACCATACTCTGGCTGTAGCTTATATGAATTTAGGGGTGATGAATACAGCTTTGGGAAACACCGAAGAAACTATCAGTAAATTATCAAGAGCCCTGGAGATTTGCCAGAATGAAAAGTATCATATCCATAAAGATCTTGAAGTAAGTATACTCAATGAATTTGCATGGATGTATTATGAACGGAGAAAATATGATAAATCTGTGCGATATGCAAATCAGGCAGAAAGGGAAGAAAAGAAGGTGGGTATACCTTATGTTCGCAGAGACATTTATGAAATTTCCTTTAAAGCATATTCGGCATTAAAACAAGAGGCTCCCGCAAGAAAATACACCAATCTTTACATCAAGTTAAATGACAGTCTTGTGAATGTAGAGAAGAATGGGGTGAATAACAATAGAAAAGAATCTGTAATAGGCAAACAAACAGGCGACACGGAAACAAAGCAGGGTAATATATCATAA
- a CDS encoding AraC family transcriptional regulator produces MQDESQESSNEKNLNIPDYTTKSILLKLVKFEKSQKFLKKDISLSSLANDFDTNTRYLSAIIKQHKKKSYSNYINGLRIAYIKTKLAENPIYREYKISYLAEECGFSSREVFAVTFKKETGITPSCFISSLSSHLMQDNFFQD; encoded by the coding sequence ATGCAAGATGAATCTCAGGAATCTTCAAATGAGAAAAATCTAAACATTCCTGACTATACAACAAAATCAATATTGCTTAAACTTGTTAAATTCGAAAAATCTCAGAAATTTTTAAAAAAGGATATAAGTCTTAGTTCCTTGGCTAATGATTTTGATACTAATACACGGTATCTCTCAGCAATTATAAAACAGCATAAAAAAAAGAGCTACAGTAACTATATTAATGGATTGAGGATAGCCTATATTAAAACAAAACTCGCTGAGAATCCTATTTACAGAGAGTACAAAATAAGTTATCTGGCTGAAGAGTGTGGATTTTCGTCAAGAGAGGTTTTTGCGGTGACTTTCAAAAAAGAAACTGGAATTACTCCTTCATGCTTTATCAGTAGTTTAAGTAGCCACCTTATGCAAGATAATTTCTTTCAAGATTGA
- a CDS encoding tetratricopeptide repeat protein: MKNFIFLILCFFFSSIYSQALSEKDLDKEINELRELNSVNPKKAIQLSIESYNSAKKIDYKKGMLGNLMIQMAKYFDLGDFKKVIEISKEAELLSSNLDNAEDLSNTFRLRASAYTELGFNDESLKDFTKALEISEKITSSDSKFYYRALIYTGIGSYMAHINAPVDSVMSYEKKTLTEALKMSADKNFVSKKYYLISNVYTNLGMMNVAKGYPKKAEEYFTKALEICRNKNYSINVQTEILVLNEFAWLYFDQKNYDKAIQYAREAAVMEKQFSFPYIRRDIYEILFKSQVEKGNKEESAEYMAKFTKLNDSIVNAEKITINTPMKHILSEKESDNHDSMNRILITGAALFVLSISGGWIYWKRRNKILHQNYEEIIENLKKAESVSAEEKDVHADTLVIENAGNIVYPHEKTSNLIIKNNTVDNILSKLKKIENSQKFIKKDFTLTFLASELNTNPRYLSEIIKQHKGKSYNNYINGLRIGYITNKLYKNPVYREYKISYLAEECGFTSREVFAVIFKKETGMTPSYFISQLKQEDLMYLQ; this comes from the coding sequence ATGAAAAATTTTATCTTCCTCATATTGTGTTTCTTTTTTAGCAGTATCTATTCCCAGGCTTTATCTGAAAAAGATCTAGACAAAGAGATTAATGAACTAAGGGAACTAAACAGTGTTAATCCTAAAAAAGCTATTCAACTTTCAATAGAAAGTTATAATTCAGCAAAAAAAATAGACTATAAGAAAGGCATGCTTGGCAATCTTATGATCCAGATGGCAAAGTATTTTGATCTTGGAGATTTTAAAAAGGTAATTGAAATCAGCAAAGAAGCAGAACTTCTGTCAAGCAACCTAGATAATGCGGAAGACTTATCAAATACCTTCAGACTCAGAGCTTCAGCCTATACTGAGCTGGGATTCAATGATGAAAGCTTAAAAGACTTTACCAAAGCTTTAGAAATATCTGAAAAGATCACATCTTCTGATTCCAAATTTTATTATAGAGCTCTTATCTATACAGGGATAGGAAGCTATATGGCCCATATCAATGCTCCCGTAGATTCTGTAATGTCTTATGAAAAAAAGACATTGACTGAAGCTTTGAAGATGAGTGCTGATAAAAACTTTGTAAGTAAAAAATATTACCTGATTTCCAATGTTTATACGAATTTGGGAATGATGAATGTAGCGAAGGGATACCCTAAAAAAGCAGAAGAGTATTTTACCAAAGCTTTAGAAATTTGCAGAAATAAAAATTACTCAATAAATGTACAAACAGAGATACTCGTTTTAAACGAATTTGCGTGGCTTTATTTTGATCAGAAAAACTATGACAAAGCTATACAATATGCTAGAGAAGCTGCTGTTATGGAGAAGCAATTCAGTTTTCCATACATCCGAAGAGATATTTATGAAATTCTGTTTAAATCCCAAGTAGAGAAAGGAAATAAAGAAGAGTCTGCCGAATACATGGCGAAATTTACCAAGTTGAATGATAGTATTGTAAATGCAGAAAAGATAACGATTAATACTCCAATGAAACATATTTTATCTGAAAAAGAGAGTGATAACCATGATTCAATGAATAGAATATTGATAACAGGGGCAGCTTTATTTGTTCTTTCAATATCAGGAGGATGGATCTATTGGAAAAGAAGAAATAAAATCTTACATCAAAATTATGAGGAGATCATCGAAAACTTAAAAAAAGCAGAATCTGTATCTGCTGAAGAAAAGGATGTTCATGCTGATACTCTGGTCATAGAAAATGCTGGAAATATTGTCTATCCCCATGAAAAAACATCAAACCTTATTATTAAAAATAATACTGTAGATAATATTTTGTCAAAACTGAAGAAAATTGAAAATTCACAGAAATTTATCAAAAAGGATTTTACACTCACATTTCTTGCCAGTGAGCTGAATACAAATCCCAGATATTTATCTGAAATTATAAAACAACATAAAGGAAAAAGTTACAATAATTATATTAATGGATTAAGAATTGGCTATATTACCAATAAACTCTATAAAAACCCTGTATACAGAGAGTATAAAATCAGTTATCTGGCAGAGGAATGTGGTTTTACATCCAGGGAAGTCTTTGCAGTTATTTTTAAAAAAGAAACGGGAATGACTCCTTCTTATTTTATCAGCCAGTTAAAGCAAGAAGATTTAATGTATTTGCAATAG
- a CDS encoding transposase, translated as MMDLKQINIGQLLENSVKENHIKIESLCGFFNCEAKQIEQMYSADALNTDILIKWSQLLQYDFFRLYSQHLVLYAPPNANRYNQVEIKKKVHTQELQVRKNIYTKEIIEFIIRRINKGEMTREEIISKYRIPKTTLYKWLNKYSEYMEE; from the coding sequence ATGATGGATTTAAAACAAATTAATATCGGACAATTACTTGAGAACAGTGTAAAGGAAAATCATATTAAAATAGAAAGCTTGTGTGGCTTTTTTAATTGCGAAGCTAAACAGATTGAACAGATGTATAGCGCGGATGCTTTGAATACAGATATTTTAATCAAATGGTCTCAGTTATTGCAATATGATTTTTTCAGGTTGTACTCTCAACATTTGGTTTTATATGCTCCTCCGAATGCTAATAGATATAATCAGGTAGAAATCAAAAAAAAGGTACATACTCAAGAGCTTCAGGTTCGTAAAAATATTTATACAAAAGAAATTATTGAATTTATCATCAGAAGAATCAATAAAGGAGAGATGACCAGAGAAGAAATCATCAGTAAATACCGGATCCCCAAAACAACCCTTTACAAATGGCTGAATAAGTATAGTGAATATATGGAAGAATAA
- a CDS encoding transposase gives MDLKNINIGELIKETVAQNEVEMSRICSFLKCSEEEVISMYNEENLDTNTLLRWSKLLEYDFFRIYSQHLILYNPIKKGQNKNIETQLPQFRKNIYMKEMKDHILEKINKGETTHREAIKDYGIPKTTLYAWMKKANN, from the coding sequence TTGGATTTAAAAAACATTAATATTGGAGAATTAATTAAAGAAACCGTAGCGCAAAATGAGGTAGAAATGTCCCGTATCTGTAGTTTTCTCAAATGCTCCGAAGAAGAGGTCATCAGCATGTATAACGAAGAGAATCTGGATACTAATACACTACTGCGTTGGAGTAAATTACTTGAGTATGATTTTTTCCGAATCTACTCTCAGCATTTAATACTCTATAATCCGATTAAAAAAGGACAAAATAAAAATATAGAAACCCAATTACCCCAATTCCGTAAGAATATTTATATGAAGGAAATGAAAGATCATATCCTTGAAAAGATCAATAAAGGTGAAACAACCCATAGGGAGGCTATAAAAGATTACGGAATTCCTAAAACAACACTATACGCATGGATGAAAAAAGCCAACAATTGA
- a CDS encoding sigma-54-dependent Fis family transcriptional regulator, whose amino-acid sequence MSKSSDPNAEMMKRLQEMQKEQFIISRLTKELSTILDPKQLQLVLNKSFKTELGFNDFMVIKDYKQTVEILSSWVENQNCTIDNQLDMYVKSCLDSADPLLFDLKELSPLPSCFTKAKNSGMRMVIGLGLPAVSESKSVIFLFYRNFILSNDIPERILNGISTQLSITLHNIDVQEQLIALKGNIQNFPKEAGEEKKSGYGFQGIVGESEVMQHIFEQISQVAPSQSNVIIFGETGTGKELIAQAIHELSEFSGKKMIRINCAAIPVNLIESELFGHEKGSFTGATEQRKGKFEQAHNSTIFLDEIGELPLELQARLLRVLQEKEIERIGGNKRIRVNVRIITATNRNLEKEVAEGRFRSDLFYRLNVFPVHLPALRERKEDIPLLADYFLEKLSLKTGKKIKGFSQKIIKMMIANPWLGNIRELENMIERSMLTAKGDMIREMDLPKVINSQNTDQDFQVKTLREFEKEYILKIIKKCNGRIFGETGAAKLLGLPPTTLISKMGKLGIEKKHYFKESE is encoded by the coding sequence ATGAGCAAGTCTTCTGATCCCAATGCAGAAATGATGAAACGCCTGCAGGAAATGCAGAAAGAACAGTTTATTATTTCTCGTTTAACAAAAGAGTTGTCTACCATTCTGGACCCAAAACAGCTTCAGCTTGTTTTAAATAAGTCTTTCAAAACAGAACTGGGATTTAATGATTTTATGGTTATAAAGGATTACAAACAAACTGTTGAAATTCTCAGCAGCTGGGTAGAAAATCAAAATTGTACTATAGATAATCAGCTTGATATGTATGTTAAAAGCTGTCTTGATTCTGCGGACCCCCTGCTTTTTGATCTGAAAGAACTGTCACCGCTTCCTTCTTGTTTTACCAAAGCTAAAAATTCGGGAATGCGAATGGTTATCGGGTTGGGTTTGCCTGCTGTCAGTGAAAGTAAAAGCGTAATTTTCCTTTTTTACAGAAATTTCATTTTGTCCAATGATATTCCGGAAAGAATTTTAAATGGTATTTCTACCCAGCTTTCAATTACCCTTCATAATATTGATGTTCAGGAACAGTTGATAGCACTTAAGGGAAATATTCAGAACTTCCCGAAAGAAGCCGGAGAAGAAAAGAAAAGCGGATACGGTTTTCAGGGAATTGTGGGAGAAAGTGAAGTGATGCAGCATATTTTCGAACAGATCTCACAGGTTGCTCCTTCGCAATCCAATGTAATCATCTTTGGAGAAACGGGCACAGGGAAAGAACTTATAGCACAGGCCATTCACGAACTTTCAGAATTTTCCGGGAAAAAGATGATCAGAATAAACTGTGCAGCCATTCCTGTCAATCTGATAGAATCTGAACTGTTCGGACATGAAAAAGGCAGCTTTACCGGTGCAACGGAACAGCGGAAAGGAAAATTTGAACAGGCACACAACAGTACTATCTTTCTGGATGAAATAGGTGAACTTCCCCTGGAATTACAAGCCAGGCTTCTAAGAGTTCTTCAGGAAAAAGAGATTGAAAGAATTGGTGGAAACAAAAGAATCAGAGTAAATGTACGGATCATTACAGCCACCAACAGAAACCTTGAAAAAGAAGTAGCGGAAGGACGGTTCAGAAGTGATCTTTTTTACAGACTTAATGTATTTCCTGTTCATCTTCCGGCATTACGGGAAAGAAAAGAAGATATTCCTTTGCTGGCAGACTATTTTCTTGAGAAACTATCCCTGAAAACAGGCAAAAAGATCAAAGGTTTTTCACAGAAAATAATAAAAATGATGATTGCCAATCCATGGCTTGGTAATATCCGTGAACTGGAAAATATGATTGAAAGAAGCATGCTGACTGCAAAAGGAGATATGATCAGGGAAATGGATCTTCCGAAAGTTATTAACTCTCAAAACACGGATCAGGATTTTCAGGTTAAAACGCTACGGGAATTTGAAAAGGAATATATTTTAAAAATAATCAAAAAATGTAACGGACGTATTTTCGGGGAAACAGGTGCTGCAAAGCTGCTGGGATTACCACCAACTACACTGATTTCCAAAATGGGGAAACTTGGAATAGAAAAAAAGCACTATTTCAAGGAATCTGAATAA
- a CDS encoding transposase, with amino-acid sequence MNFKTIHIGQMIEQKIAENGIEVSRICSFLNVTEVGLQQIYKAASIDSDLLLRISKLTDYDFFRIYSQHLILYSPSKGAQVQKNRTGMPVFKKGIYSKEVIEFILELITSGRKTKSQIIEEYRIPKTTLYKWMKKFQK; translated from the coding sequence ATGAATTTTAAAACCATTCATATTGGACAAATGATAGAACAGAAAATTGCAGAGAACGGGATAGAAGTATCCCGTATCTGTAGTTTTTTGAATGTTACGGAAGTAGGTTTACAGCAAATATATAAGGCTGCAAGCATTGATAGTGATTTACTGCTACGGATATCTAAGTTGACTGACTATGATTTTTTTCGTATTTATTCTCAGCATCTGATCTTGTATTCACCATCTAAAGGGGCACAAGTTCAAAAGAACAGGACCGGAATGCCGGTTTTTAAAAAAGGAATTTATTCAAAAGAAGTTATTGAATTTATTTTAGAACTGATAACATCCGGTAGAAAAACAAAGTCTCAAATTATCGAGGAATATCGTATACCTAAGACAACACTGTATAAATGGATGAAAAAATTTCAAAAGTGA